The Stieleria maiorica genome includes the window CTGGAAAATGGGCGGGCTGCGGCGGCCACAAACGCACGCCCCGCTTTGGAAGGGAGAGCCGATCGCGGGCCGTTCAATCTTGCTGTATCCCGAACAGGGCCGTGGTGACGAAATGCACTTCATTCGGATCGCCAGCGTGTTGGCGGCCGAGGGCGCCCGCGTGGTCGTGCAAACCGACCCGCAAATGATCCCGCTGTTCACGTCGGTGCACGGGGTGCAAACGCTGCTGCCGGTGGGTAGCCAACTGCCGCCGGTGGATTACCACGCGTCCTTTATTGATGCCGTCGACGGATGGTATCAAGCCAACGGCTCGCTGCCTTATGCCGCCGAAAGCTTCCTTCAACGCGGAGAACACTGCGGCTACCTGAACGTTTCCGATCCGTTGGTCAACTACTGGCACCACTGGATGGAAAAGAACGCCATGGGCAAGGATCATCGAAAACGAATCGGCATCGCATGGCAGGGCAACCCCAAGCACCACGCCGATGTGTATCGCAGCATCGCGCTGGAGGAATTCCGACTGCTGGGCGAAGATGAAAACTTGCATCTGGTCAGCTTGCAATTCGGATTCGGCAGCGAGCAACTCGATCAAGTCGATTTCGGCAGCAGGATCAGCCGACTGCCAGATGACACCGACACCAGCGGCGGCGCCTTCACCGACACCGCCGCGGTGATGAAAAACCTGGACCACATCGTCACCACCGACACCTCGGTCGCTCACCTGGCCGGCGCACTGGGCGTTCCGACCACTGTCATGTTGGGTCGGGTTCCCGATTGGCGCTGGTTATGCGAAGGCGATCAAACCCCTTGGTACCCGAGCATGCGATTGGTCCGCCAACGCGAAATGGGCAACTGGAGCGACGTCGTCCAGGCCGCTCATCAAACGTTGAAATAGAATGGGATCGGCATGTACAGACCCCTCCCAAGTTGGTCGTTGAGGTGCTTTCAGAAACCACTCGAGAAAGTGACCTCACCTTCAAGCAGACTCTCTACCGCGATTTCCGGGTGGGAACCTATTTGATTCTGGACCCCGATGACAACAGCATCGCGATGTGGACACGCGAGCAAAACGACAATTGGCATCAGACCAAGCCGGCAGGACAGATCGAACTGCGCCCCTGCGGTGATTACGTTTTGACCGTCGATTGCAACCGCTTTTTCCCATGAGATTCTCCCCGCAACTGAACCACTTGATGAAACACCCAAGACTTTTTGACGTCGTCGCTGCAACGCTGATCCTGATCACCACGTCGGGTTCCACCATGGCGGACGAAGGACCGACGCGGTTGGAAGCCCGAGCCAGTGAAATCGATCCGCGATGCAAAGCGCATCCCGAAATCGGGTTCTTGATCGAAGACGCCAAGGGCCGGCCGGCCGACGTCCAGCATGCCTCGGTCGACACGAACGTTCCTGCCAAAGGCAAGTTGGTGATCTGGTTGATGGGCAACAACACGGCCCTGTTCGATCGCTTGAACAGCTATGGGCTGCACGTGATCCGGCCGCACTACGCGAACCGATGGTTTTCGATTTGTTGCCGCCAGACGCCGGTCGGAGAACATTGTCGCGGCAACATTCGCTTGGAGGCGGCAACCGGAGAAGACTTTAGTGACGAAGTGGACATTCCCAAGCCCGATGGCATGATGGAGCGTTCGCTGCAATTTGTCCGTTGGCTCCGTGAAAGGCATCCCGAAGGCAACTGGGACCAATTCTTGACCGAAGACGGGTCGCAACTTCGCTGGGACGATGTGATCGTTTCGGGCAGTTCCCACGGATCCACCACCGCTGCCCGCTTCGCCAAGCACGTCAAAGTGAGCCGCGTGGTGGCGTTGTGCGGCCCGCGGGATCAGCACCAGGTCTGGCAGGCCCTGCCCTCGGCGACACCTGAAAACCGCTACTTCGGTTTTTCACACGTGCTCGATGGCGGTTGGACCGGCGACCATTACTGTCGCAGCTGGGAATTGTTGGGGATGCACAAGTTCGGCCCGATCGTCAACGTCGACCAGACCCAGCCCCCGTACTCCAACACCCGCCGGCTGATCACCGATTTCGACGTCGGTGGCGATGCCGGCCGAGCCCACAGCAGCGTCCAGCCCGGCAGCCGGGCCTACAAGAACCCGGCCGACGGATCCTTCATGCACGAACCGGTCTGGCGTTATCTCTACACGCACCCGGTCGACCAAGTCGGTGATGCAACACCGCTGGACGAGGGCTGCGACAAGGAGCAACGCCAGGATTGAGAACACGCTCACTGGCAGGGGGTGCATGATTTCGTGCCTCGTTCCCAGACGCTGCGCAGAACCGGGATTCTGCGGTGGTTCAGAACTCAAGCGAAATCATTCCACGATGGACGGTCGACTCACAACCGCCATCGGGCGACGAAACACGAGTGACATCAGCCGATTCGCGCAAGCGTTCGGGCACCAGCGTCAAAGGAGGGCAGCGTCGATGGAGGCCCGTAGGCTAGCGCCAAACGGCTGATCCCAAGAGGGGGCAGCGGAATCGAAAGCGCCAAAATCTTACGAACAAAAAAACGAATCGAACGATTTTGCGCAGCCCAGGCTCCGCCTCGTCGTCGCAGGCGGTGTGCATGGCGAGAGCCACGGTTGCAGTGCATTCCAAGGCGGAGCCTGGGAACGAGGCAGAAGCGTCGGGGAACCACCTTCTGGCGAAGGTAGCTACGAAAAAAATGGCGTTGTCCAGCTAGAAAAACCGCGCCAGCGTCTCTTCGCTCGGTTTCGGCGTGACCAACGACACCACGACCATCGTGACCAGCGAACTGGTCAACATCACGACGACCGGCATGATCTCGTATTCCTCGCCTCCCAGGGGCAGCTTCAGCACGAACGTCCGCAGCGCGTCTTGCTCGAGCGCCTTGTAGAACAAGATGCTCCAGCTGACGATCGCCGCAAGGATCCCGCTGATCGCGCCGGCCGCGGTTAATCCTCGCCAGTAGAGTGCCGCAAAGACGATCGGGAACAGGGCACTGAATCCGCTGAAGCACCACACGCCCATCGCGAACACGCTTTTAACGTTCCCCAGGCTCAACAGGTAGGTGATCGCGACGATCCCGATGATGAACAGCCGGGTGTAGAGGACTTGCTGTGCGTCCGAGACGTTGTCCTTGCCTTTGTAGTGCGTCAACACATCGTTGGTGAAGATCGTCCCGATGCACAGGAATTGGCTGTCCAAGCTGCTCATGATCGCCGCCAGAATTCCCGCGGCCAACAATCCGCCGAGCACCTTGCCGGTTTGCGTTTTGACCAGGAACGGCAGAATCGTGTTCGGATTGCTCGGCAGCGGCGGTTTGGGCGGAATCAGTTCGCCCGTCGCCCAGATGCCGACCAGCACGCAGGGCACCCAGACGATCATGATGAACAGCGGGTGACAAATCACGGGCACCTTGAACGTGTTGGCGCTTTTGGCGGTCATCCAGTGCTGGAACAGGTGCGGAAACATGCCGACCGACAGCGGGATTAACAAGTACGTAAAGAACTTGGTCTTGCTCATCTCCATCCGCGTGATCTTCTCTTCGGGGACGGATTCGGCCAGCGCCTGCAAGTTCGCCATCAGTCCGTCTTGGCCGCCCAGGCGAGACGCGATCACGTAAAAGGTGACGATGCCCAGGATCATGAACACGATCGTTTGCAGCGTGTTGGCCCAGGTCGTCCCACGCATGCCGCCGAAGAACACATAGATCAGTACCACCACGCAGATCACCATCGAACCCAGCCAGGGCGGGACGCCGCCGTTGAGGGCCACGATCGGATTGCCGTCGGGAGTGAGCGCCTGAAACATTTCCACATTGGGGGCCAAACCCGCGGTCAACGACTGGATCACCGTCCCGCTGCTGATCACACCGATCAACAGGTACGGCACCACCAGCCCGACCAGGATGGGGAACAGCAACAGTCCGATGAAGTCGCTTTCCAGTCGGTCGCGAAAGAACTCAATTTGAGTCGTGTACTTGTGTCGCCTCGCGAATTTCCAAACCTTGACCCCGATCAAGAAGAAACACAGCGAGTGAATGATCCCGCTGCTACTGGCCAGCATCCCGTAGACGCCGATGCCTTCTTTGAACGCTTCGCCGCTGCTGCCGACCAAAGCGAACGCCGTCATCGTCGTCCCGAACAGACTCATCAAAAGCAGGAACGGACCGATCGAGTGGCTGGCGACCTGGTAGTCTTCTTTGGTGCCCTTGAACAGCCGACTGGACGACAGCCCGAGCAGTAGCAGTAGTCCCAGGTAGATCAGAATGATGATTAATTGGGGAAGTCCTGGATGGTTCACGACGCCGCCTCCTCGCTGGAAGTCCCGTCCAGTTTTTCGACCACCTCGTCATCCAACGGCCAAGCGATCACCGTTGCCAAGGCCCATGTCAAACTGGCACCGATGGAGATACAGGCGTGCCAGAACAAGCCGATCGGAATGAAGCCGAACACCAGCGTGTCGTCGGTCCAAAACCAATTGTCCTGATGCAGAATCAGCAACAGCACCACCAACGCGGCGATGATCCACATGCCGTTGGATTTGGGAGTCGTGGAACTCGTCATTGAATATCCGATCGAAAATCGTTTTCTAAAGGCGGGAAACGGGGCGGGAGAGCCCAAGAGTGTACCCCGTCAGCCAACCACGCTGGTACCCGGGGCGAAAACGTTGGTGTTCAGCCTTAAGACGCCCTCCACGCCGCCTTTGGCCGGCGCGGATCGGCGAAAGCCCAAGACCGCGTCAGTTAAGCTCAGCGCGGACGCCCGGACGCTGGCGCGAACCGGCTGATGTCAAACGAGTATCAGCCGTTTGGCGCGAGCCTACGGGCCCTGCGACGAGAAAACGACGCTCAACTTAGCGGTCTTGGACTCGCGTCTAGACACCGACGACTGTGAGAATAGGCATCCGGGTCGACCTCCCGCCGAACCGAGCACCTATCCCGCTCGGGCAGGTCTGGTATCCTCGGGCGTTGCCCTTCAACCAAGTGAAAACCCGTGTCATCGACCCACGACCTTATCGCCACCTGCGCCTTCGGACTCGAAGCGATCGTCCGCCGTGAACTGGAGACGCTCGGAATCGAAGCCACGATCGGCGAATCCGGACGGGTGCACTTTCGCGGCGACCTGGAAACAATCGCGCTGGCGAATTTGCAACTGCGCTGTGCCGACCGGGTGCTGATCCGCGTCGCCGAGTTCCCCGCGGCAGACTTCGACGCCCTGTTCGAAACGGTGCGGGCGATCTCGTGGGGGGATCTGTTGCCCATCGATGCCGAATTTCCGGTCACCGGACGATCGATCAAATCAATCCTCTCCAGCGTCCCGGCCTGTCAACGAACCGTCAAACGCGCGATCGTCGACGCGATGCTCCGCGACCACCGGGCCACCACACTGGATGAAACCGGCCCCCTGTTCAAGATCGACGTCGCGTTACTGAAAGACACCGCGACGCTGACCATCGACACGACCGGGCGAAGTCTTCATCGCCGCGGCTACCGAACCGACATCTCCCAGGCCCCCCTGAAGGAAACCCTGGCCGCGGCCATGGTCCTGCTCAGCTTTTGGAAACCCGATCGACCGCTGTTGGATCCGTTCTGCGGCAGCGGCACGATCCCGATCGAAGCGGCACGCATCGGCCGCAACATCGCTCCGGGGATCGACCGCGACTTCACCTTCGAATCCTGGCCCACGGTCCCCAAGGCACTGCTACCCGATTTGCGCAGCCAGGCAATCGCGGCCCAACTCGACTCGATCGAAGAACGGATCCTGGGCAGCGATCTCGAAGGCCGTGTTCTTCGTGCGGCGCGTGATAATGCGGAACGCGCCGGCGTGGCCGATTCGATTCACTTTCAATCCGGCGACGCACTCAAGCTGACCAGCCGACGCCGTTTCGGATGTTTGATCACCAACCCGCCCTACGGCAGACGCATCGGCGAGGATCGAGAGCTCGATGCACTCTACCACGCCTTGCCGGAGGTGCTGCGTGGGTTGCCGACCTGGTCGCACTACTTTCTGACCGCCTATCCGAATTTCGAACGGGCCGTCGGACGCCAGGCCGACCGGCGACGAAAACTCTACAACGGCCGAATCGAATGCACCTACTATCAGTTCCATGGCCCTAAACGCGTCGTCGGCGGTCGGGACGAAGAGGTCGAAGCGGTGCACGGCGACTCCGATGCGAAACCGCAGGACACCCCGAGTGACCAAACCGCGTCTGGGGAAAAACCGTACACGCACGCCGCCGGACCGGCCGCGTTCGGACACTTGGATGCCAAGGCGACGCATCAGGCGGAATTGTTTGCCACCCGGCTGCGCAAACGCGCCAAGCACCTGCGACGCTGGCCGACAAAACGCGACATCACCTGCTTTCGGATCTACGAACGCGACATCCCCGAGATCCCGCTGATCGTTGACCGCTACGAAGACCACTTGCACATCACCGAATTTGAACGCCCCCACGACCGTGATCCCGCCCAGCACGCCAACTGGTTGGACCTGATGGCGCGGACGGCCGGCGAGACGTTGGAGGTGCCCGCGGCGAACATCCATTTCAAACGCCGCGGTCGCCAGAAAGGCAACACCCAGCATGAGAAGGTCGATCACACGGGCAACCGGATTGCCGTCCACGAAGGTGGCCTGAAATTCCTCGTCAACTTGGACGACTACGTCGACACCGGGCTGTTTCTCGACCACCGCATCGCCCGCTCGATGGTCCGTGATCTCGCCAAAGACAAGTGGGTGCTGAACCTGTTTTGCTACACCGGCGCATTCACCGTCTATGCCGCCGCCGGCGGCGCGCGAAAAACAACCAGCGTCGACCTGTCGAACACCTACCTTTCGTGGACCAAGGAAAACCTCCGGATCAACGGCTTGATCGACGCGAAACGGCAAGACGGGCATTCGTTCATCGCCAGCGACGTCGAGCAATTCATCGCTGATCATCCCGCCGGTGAACGCTACGATCTGGTCGTCTTCGATCCGCCGACCTACTCACGCAGCAAGAAGACCGAGAAAGATTGGAATGTCCAAACCGATGCGCTGCCGATGCTGCAAAGTTTGTTGCCGTTGGTCCGCAAAGGCGGCGTGATTCTGTTCTCCACCAACTTTCGACGCTTCAAATTTGGTCCGGACGCCCTGGACGTGTCGGAGTGTCACGAGATCTCCAAACAGACCGTGCCGGAAGACTTTCGCAACCGCCGCATCCACCGCTGCTGGCGGATCGTCCGCTAACAGCCCCTACACGCCAGCGGGAAGCGTCATCCATCCTTGTTCCAGGGCTCCGCCTTGGAACACACTGCCCCGGAGGCTCCCCGGGCTGTCGATTTAATCGCAACCGAAACAAGAGTGAGCCGATGGCGCTAGCCACGGGCCTCGAAGGGCGATGCTGGCACCGCTAGGCCCGCGGCTAGCGCCGTCGGCTCACTAAATCGACAGCCCGTCCCGCCTCCCGATTCCCCCTCGTGCCAGCACACGCACACCGACGTTTACCTCGCCCCCGCCCGGTTCCTCGGTTGGCGATTGCGCCGCGGTGAACCCGGATCCGAATCTTCCGGAACCCCGAACTGCTGCTGTGCCGCGGCCAACTGCTTCATCAACCGCTCTTGCACACTCTCATAATCGGTGCTTCCGTAAACACTTTGCAGCTCATTCGGATCGGCTTTCAAATCGAACAGCTCCCAGTCATCGATCTTCTTGCCTTCGAGCGCGTAGTAGTGAATCAGCTTGTGTCGCCCATCGGTCACGCCATAGTGACGCGCGACGTTGTGCGCTCCGGGATTCTCGTAGTAGTGATAGTAGAACACCTTTCGCCAATCCTCCGGCGTGTTGCCTTGCAGCAACGGAACCAGGGAGCGACCTTGCATGTCCGCAGGCACTTCGACGCCGGCCAGGTCCAGGAACGTTTCGGCGAAATCCAAATTGGAAACGATGTCGTTGTTGGTCGATCCGGGGGCGACCTTGCCGGGCCAGCGGACCAGCAGTGGGGTGCGGAGCGATTCTTCATACATCCACCGCTTGTCGAACCAGCCGTGTTCGCCCAGGTACCAACCCTGGTCGGAGGAATAAATCACGACGGTGTTTTCAGCCAGTCCGCTTTCGTCCAGGTAATCCAGGACCTGCCCGATCCCGTCGTCGACGCTTTTGACACAGCGCAGGTAGTCTTTAACGTAACGCTGATACTTCCACTTGATGATCTCTTCTTCGGTCATCGACTCCCTGGCGGCTTCAAACGCCTTGTTCTTGGGACCGTAGGCGGCGTCCCAGGCGACCTTTTGTTGGTCGTTCATGTTGCCGTATCCGGACAGCTTCAAATCCCGCGCGTTCAAGTGGGTCTTGATCGTCATCGTTTGACGACTGGCTGATTGGGTGCGTCCGGTGTAGTCGTCCCACAGCGTTTCCGGTTCGGGGATCGTCACATCGTCCAACCAGTTCAGGTACTTTGGTGCCGGCATCCAATTTCGGTGGGGCGCCTTGTGCTGGTACATCACCATGAACGGCTTCTCGGGATCGCGGTCCTCCTTCAGCCACGCCAGCGTCTTGTCGGTGATGATCTCGGTCGTGTACCCGGTGTGGGGACGCGTCACCGGTTGCCCTTCGGCCCCCTCGGTGATCATCGGCGGGTTGTAGTAGGGGCCTTGGCCTTTCAAGACATCGTAGTAGTCATACCCTTGCGGCGTGGTCGCAAGGTGCCATTTGCCGATGACCGCGGTTTGGTACCCGGCAGCGCGAAGCAGTTTGGGAAACGTCTGTTGGTCACCATTGAACCGATTGCCGTTGCGGATGAAACCGTTCAGGTGACTGTACTTTCCGGTTTGAATGACCGCCCGACTTGGGCCACAGATCCCGTTGGTCACATAGCAGCGGTCAAACCGCATGCCCTCGCGGGCGATGCGGTCCATGTTGGGCGTTGTGATCCGCGTCGGATCGTACGCGCTGAGCGCTTGGGTGCAGTGGTCATCGGTAAAGATGAACACGATGTTGGGCCGATCCGTTTCGGCGGCGACCGTGAGCGATGTCAGGGTGACCAGGCTGCAAAATGACAAGGCCAGCATCAAAAACGGACGCGATGGACAACAAGCATGTCGTGCCGTTTTTTTTCGGAGAGTGATCATCGAAGCAATCATTGGTGGGTCCCGAGGGCAGTCAGGGGGGGCGGGCAGGTTGGCGAAGCCCTTGATCCTAGCCACTCCCCGCACCGCGCACAAATCCGCCGACGACTTTCTCCAACGGCATCTGAAACTTCTCCTTAATTGATTGTGGGGCGACGCCCCGAACGAAGCTTCGGGCTCACGCTCACCCGTTTTTCGTCATCCGAGCTTGCCTTTGTAGTTCGTCGACTTCATCGATAATCTCCAGCAACCGTCGCCCAAACGAGGACAGGTCATATTCGACCCTTGGTGGGATTTCGGGATAGCTCGCTCTTTCAACGATCCCATACTCAACAAGACGCTTCAGACGTTCCGAAAGCACCTTCGCCGTCATCCCGTCGACGGCCCGCTGCAATTGCCCCGGCCGATTGACGCCGTCTTCAATGTGCCGCAGCAGTGCCACCATGTAGCGGCACCCCAAGCACTTTTCAAAAACTTCGGTCACCTCTGGATCGCTCATTGCTTTCCATTCCTTACCTGAAAGAAAGTACCCCACCTCTTTGTGCCCGGTTGCTCCGACCGATTGCCCGGACATTATACCCGCACGGCCGTGACATCCTTATTCGACACGGTTCCTGGAAATCGTCCCCGCTGAAACTGGAGCATTGTGATGACTCACCTCTTGCATATCAACTCAAGCCCGCGCTTTGATCGCTCGCACACACGTCGCCTGACGTCCGACTTCGTGGAGCGATGGAAAAGCATCCATCCGCACGGCACGGTGACGTCTCGCGACCTCGGAACAGACCCGTTGCCCCATGTCACACAGGATTGGATCGCCGCCGCCTTTACGCCACCGAACCGGCGTAGCGCAGACATGCGGGCCGCCTTGCGGTTGAGCGACGAATTGATTGACGAACTCTTCGATGCCGACCTGATTGTCGCCGGCATTCCGTTCTATAACTTCGGCATGCCGAGCGGGTTCAAGGCCTATGTCGATCAAATCGTTCGCGTCGGTCGGACGTTTGATTTTCACCCCGATGATCCCGATTCAGCCTACACCCCACTGGTCCACGGGAAACGCCTGATCGCGGTGGTCTCGCGAGGCGACGGAGGGTACGGTCCCGGTGGTCCCAACGAGATGCGAAACCACCTCGATCCCCACCTGCGCACGGTGTTTTCGTTCATCGGTGTCGAGCAAGTCGAAATCGTCGCTGCCGAGAATGATGAACACGGTGGGATTGCCCTGGCCGATTCCCTGGACTCCGCTCGCCGCCGGCTCATGGAACTTGCCGAGGCGAATTTTCCGGCCCCCGAAGTGGTGTCGTCGTGCCGCGCGAATTAGACTCTGCAAGGTCAGTGGTTCGTCGGACCTCCAATGCGGTTCGGACGGCTCCTGTCACACGCTGCAGTTTCCCCCGCCTCGGCTCCCCGAATTGGCTGATTGCCTCCCATGTCATTGCACTTTCACAAGCTTGGATTTCTTTCCGCCCCGGCGTTGTTCATCGCGGCGCTGCTGATTCCCGCACCGAGTTTTACCCAGGAACCGACGATCATTCCCGGCAAAGGCCCGGCGTACACGACGCCGCCGACCGACGAGCCGAACTACCCCTTAATGGGTGAGTTTGCCGGTCAAATTCAGGTTCAGGGTGAAAAGAAAAAGAAACAAACCGTCGCGCTGCAGATCCGCCCGGTCGCCGGCGACCAGTTTCACGCGATGGCCTTCTACGGCGCCCTGCCGGGCGAGCCGAAACACCAAAGCGAAGAAATGCGGCTGATCGGGCTTAGAGCCAAGGACAGTCTGGTGCTTTCGGGCGGTCCGTGGGCGATCTTCGTCGACCCCAAAGGTTGCAACCTCGTCAGCTCGAGCGGCAAACTGCTCGGCCGGCTCAAACGCGTCCACCGCGTCAGCCCCACGCTGGGTGCGAAGGCGCCCGAGGGGGCGACCGTCTTGTTTGACGGCACAGGCGTTGATCACTTCGTGGGTGCCGAAATGACCGAGGACGGGTTGCTCAAAGAAGGCGCACTGATTTCACCGATGTTCCAGGACTTTGACCTGCACGTCGAATTTCGACTGCCCTACATGCCGCAAGCCGAAGGCCAACAGCGCGGCAACAGTGGGCTGTATCTGCAAAGCCGCTACGAGTGCCAGGTGCTCGATTCGTTCGGCACCGAAAAAATGTTCAACGGACTCGGGGCGCTTTACCGCATGAAAGCCCCCGCCGTGAACATGGCCTTCCCTCCGCTGGTCTGGCAAACCTATGACATCCATTTTACCGCGCCGCGCTGGGCGTCGGACGGAAAGAAGATTCGCAACGCACGGGTGACCAGCTGGGTCAACGGCGTCAAGGTCCAAGACGACGTCGAATTGCCCAGTAAAACCGGCGCCGGGAAAGCCGAAGAGCCGACGTTGTCGCCGATCAACATTCAAGACCACGGTGACCCCGTCCGGTTCCGCAACATCTGGATCGTCGACCGCGGCATCACCACCGCCGACTTCCCCGTGATCGCGTCCAAGAAACAACGCCAAGAAGCCGCCAAACTGGAATGGAACGAAAAGCCAGCACCGGAACAAGCCGCGGAAGAGCCGGCGGAGGAATCAGCCGCCAAAGAAACAGCCGAGAAGGCAGCGGCAGCTGAAAAGGCAGACGCGCCGGAGAAGGCAGAGACGCCGGAGAAGAAGGACGACGCCGAATCAACACCGGCCGCCGAGAAAAACGCTGACGAAAAGCCGGCAGCCAAAGAGGAAGCACCCGCAGAGGAAAAGGCAGAGCCACAGCAAAACTGACCACCGATGATCCAGCGATCGCCGCGCGGTGCGTGACCCATCGCGGCGACCCTGGCAAAAGATTGATTGGTCAAAGATGGAGTCGGCTGGATGCTTCATTTTTTGACCCGCCCATTTTTTGACCAAACTTCTTCCGGCCCGGTATTTCCCCCTGCCGCTACCAGATTGGTCGCCGCCGCGTTCCCCAAGCCAAACCCATCAACTGAGGGATGATCAGCCCGATGGTCATCGCCGTGACAATCTTGTTGGTCGGGAAGCCGTTCAATGGATGCGGCGGGGCAACTGCCCTGGAAACCAATTGGACCGAATTGCCCGACTTGGCCTCCGCGTGAACTTGGGCCATGCGATCGGTCAATTTGGCCAGTAATACCTGCGTCCGTTCCAGGTCATCCGTCGCGAACTGCAGCTTCGCACTGGGTTCTGGCGATTCACGCGATAAATCGACGACGCGTTGCTGCTGTTCCTCCAGCCTTTCTTTCAGCAATGTGATCTCCGATTCAAGGAGTTGCTTCAAGGTAGAAAATCGCTTGCGATCGAACTGGATACAGCGTTCCAGGTATTCCTCGGCAATCAAGTTGCAAACCGCCGCCGATGCCGTGCGGTCGTAATCAATAAAACGAAGACTCATCACGCTTCCGTCGTCGCCCGGATCGACGGACAGATACATCGCCAAGTTCTCTTTCGCCGTTTCGGGATCGGAGAGCATCGGCGAATTTGCGATTGTGGGATGGGAAAGCACCGCCTCGGAGATGGCATCGCTGAGAATGACATGCCTCACTCCGCGGGTCAGGCCTCCTGGCGGTCGTAACGCACCGCTATCCGCGTTGACGGCTAGCACTGCCGATGCTTGATACCACGGCCGGTAGTCGCGCAGAAATGTCAGGCTGAACGCCACGCCGATGCCCAGCCCCAGCGGAACAGACCACCAGAGTCTCCTCCGGAATGAGCTTCGTTTGCGGACCGGGAACAGATCAGGTTCAACGTCACGTGCGGGAGACTGGTTGCCTTCGGTCATCAATCGACTCGGTGTGGACGGGGATGCAACGGAGTTCAACAACCATGAATATGCTAATCGATGCTCCCAAGCCCCGCACCCATTTCGTCTTTCCGAAGAATTGCTAGCGACTACCGAACCCAGGCTTCCAGATGCAGCTGTTGAAAAAACCTGCTGTCCTGCAGGATCGCGCGGTGCAGACTGGGCGGAATGGCGTGGGCGCCGTGGGACATCAATAGCGACCTTGCCGTACACGCATCTGCCGGATTCATCGCGATGATCGCACTGCTTGCGTCCTGAATCCTGCCATGCAAAACGTTCAGGGCAGGATCCAGCAA containing:
- a CDS encoding tetratricopeptide repeat protein; this encodes MPSVADVLSQGWKVHQAGKIQDALRVYQHVIKQAPRNPEAHVYLGIALFDQRRYHESISAYRTALALKDEFPIAWNNLGNSLRMTGDVEESDACFEKAHALDPNYLSVYKNRGTLWIWSGEIERGLQWYEKGLKIAPEDPELHRNLGVIYLLLGDFNRGWQEYRWRWKMGGLRRPQTHAPLWKGEPIAGRSILLYPEQGRGDEMHFIRIASVLAAEGARVVVQTDPQMIPLFTSVHGVQTLLPVGSQLPPVDYHASFIDAVDGWYQANGSLPYAAESFLQRGEHCGYLNVSDPLVNYWHHWMEKNAMGKDHRKRIGIAWQGNPKHHADVYRSIALEEFRLLGEDENLHLVSLQFGFGSEQLDQVDFGSRISRLPDDTDTSGGAFTDTAAVMKNLDHIVTTDTSVAHLAGALGVPTTVMLGRVPDWRWLCEGDQTPWYPSMRLVRQREMGNWSDVVQAAHQTLK
- a CDS encoding Uma2 family endonuclease; this translates as MRRRSNPLVPEHAIGPPTRNGQLERRRPGRSSNVEIEWDRHVQTPPKLVVEVLSETTRESDLTFKQTLYRDFRVGTYLILDPDDNSIAMWTREQNDNWHQTKPAGQIELRPCGDYVLTVDCNRFFP
- a CDS encoding BPSS1187 family protein translates to MADEGPTRLEARASEIDPRCKAHPEIGFLIEDAKGRPADVQHASVDTNVPAKGKLVIWLMGNNTALFDRLNSYGLHVIRPHYANRWFSICCRQTPVGEHCRGNIRLEAATGEDFSDEVDIPKPDGMMERSLQFVRWLRERHPEGNWDQFLTEDGSQLRWDDVIVSGSSHGSTTAARFAKHVKVSRVVALCGPRDQHQVWQALPSATPENRYFGFSHVLDGGWTGDHYCRSWELLGMHKFGPIVNVDQTQPPYSNTRRLITDFDVGGDAGRAHSSVQPGSRAYKNPADGSFMHEPVWRYLYTHPVDQVGDATPLDEGCDKEQRQD
- a CDS encoding sodium:solute symporter family protein, with the translated sequence MNHPGLPQLIIILIYLGLLLLLGLSSSRLFKGTKEDYQVASHSIGPFLLLMSLFGTTMTAFALVGSSGEAFKEGIGVYGMLASSSGIIHSLCFFLIGVKVWKFARRHKYTTQIEFFRDRLESDFIGLLLFPILVGLVVPYLLIGVISSGTVIQSLTAGLAPNVEMFQALTPDGNPIVALNGGVPPWLGSMVICVVVLIYVFFGGMRGTTWANTLQTIVFMILGIVTFYVIASRLGGQDGLMANLQALAESVPEEKITRMEMSKTKFFTYLLIPLSVGMFPHLFQHWMTAKSANTFKVPVICHPLFIMIVWVPCVLVGIWATGELIPPKPPLPSNPNTILPFLVKTQTGKVLGGLLAAGILAAIMSSLDSQFLCIGTIFTNDVLTHYKGKDNVSDAQQVLYTRLFIIGIVAITYLLSLGNVKSVFAMGVWCFSGFSALFPIVFAALYWRGLTAAGAISGILAAIVSWSILFYKALEQDALRTFVLKLPLGGEEYEIMPVVVMLTSSLVTMVVVSLVTPKPSEETLARFF
- a CDS encoding DUF3311 domain-containing protein; the encoded protein is MTSSTTPKSNGMWIIAALVVLLLILHQDNWFWTDDTLVFGFIPIGLFWHACISIGASLTWALATVIAWPLDDEVVEKLDGTSSEEAAS
- the rlmKL gene encoding bifunctional 23S rRNA (guanine(2069)-N(7))-methyltransferase RlmK/23S rRNA (guanine(2445)-N(2))-methyltransferase RlmL encodes the protein MSSTHDLIATCAFGLEAIVRRELETLGIEATIGESGRVHFRGDLETIALANLQLRCADRVLIRVAEFPAADFDALFETVRAISWGDLLPIDAEFPVTGRSIKSILSSVPACQRTVKRAIVDAMLRDHRATTLDETGPLFKIDVALLKDTATLTIDTTGRSLHRRGYRTDISQAPLKETLAAAMVLLSFWKPDRPLLDPFCGSGTIPIEAARIGRNIAPGIDRDFTFESWPTVPKALLPDLRSQAIAAQLDSIEERILGSDLEGRVLRAARDNAERAGVADSIHFQSGDALKLTSRRRFGCLITNPPYGRRIGEDRELDALYHALPEVLRGLPTWSHYFLTAYPNFERAVGRQADRRRKLYNGRIECTYYQFHGPKRVVGGRDEEVEAVHGDSDAKPQDTPSDQTASGEKPYTHAAGPAAFGHLDAKATHQAELFATRLRKRAKHLRRWPTKRDITCFRIYERDIPEIPLIVDRYEDHLHITEFERPHDRDPAQHANWLDLMARTAGETLEVPAANIHFKRRGRQKGNTQHEKVDHTGNRIAVHEGGLKFLVNLDDYVDTGLFLDHRIARSMVRDLAKDKWVLNLFCYTGAFTVYAAAGGARKTTSVDLSNTYLSWTKENLRINGLIDAKRQDGHSFIASDVEQFIADHPAGERYDLVVFDPPTYSRSKKTEKDWNVQTDALPMLQSLLPLVRKGGVILFSTNFRRFKFGPDALDVSECHEISKQTVPEDFRNRRIHRCWRIVR